The genomic window TGAAATTTGCAGCCGATGAAAAAAGTATTTCTTTCGAAATTAAAAGCAGTATTGATGAGCTAAAAAAAGACAGAAAAGATAAAAAAGCTGCAGATTCAATGCAGAAGAAAATATTTTCTTTCAAATACGAACTGGCCAGCGCGAAATTAACTGAAGTACCAAACTTCAGTAAGCCAAAACCAAAACCATCGTGGGGATCGGTAGCACCCGATTCATCGGCCATTATCTTCTCCCGTAATTACAACCTGTATTGGATGGATAAAGACAACTACAAAAAAGCAGTTAAAAATGAAGATGACAGTACGATCGTAGAACATCAGCTCACTAAAGACGGTGTTAAATTCTATTCGTACGGAAGTGATGGCGATGGCGAGAACAATGTAGAGAACGAAAAAAACAATAAAAAACGCCGTGGTGCTTATGTGCTTTGGTCGCCGAATTCGAAATATTTCGTATTGGATAGAACCGATTCGCGTAAGGTTAAAGATCTTTGGGTAATTAACAGTGTTACACCTGGCCGTCCGACGTTAGAAACCTATAAATATCAAATGCCGGGAGAAGCTGAAGCCCCTCAGGATGAGGTTTTGTTGTTCGATTTTGCTGCAAAATCTTATAAAAAACTGAGTGTCGCCGCATTTAAAGATCAAAGCGTTTCAGTTTGGAGCAAACCATCATTAAATAAAGACCGTGATAACGAATTCCGTCCGTCTATTTGGTTGGGTAATGATAGCAGATTCTATTTTTCACGCACCAGTCGCGATTTAAAACGTATTGACATTAGTACGGTTGATATTGCTACCGGGAAAGTTACGCCTTTAATCGACGAACGTTTTAATACCTATGTTGAAGTTAACCGCCCAGGTTTGGTAAATGATGGCAACGAACTGATTCACTGGAGTGAGCGCGATGGTTGGGCACATTTTTATCTTTTTGACGGAAATGGAAAGCTGAAAAACCAGATTACCAAAGGTGCTTTCCACTGTGAGAGTATCATAAATATCGACGAGAAAAAACGTATCCTTTATTTTACGGCAAATGGCAGGGAAGGTAAAGAAGATCCTTACTACTTACATTTATACAGCATCAATTTTGATGGCTCGAACATGAAACTTTTAAATGCAGGTGATTTTGACCATGTAGCGAATATGAATGATAACAATACTTTCTTTGTTGATAATTATTCGAGGGTAAATACTGCACCAAAAGCCACGCTTTATGACGGGACTGGAAAAAAAGTGATGGATCTTGAAACTACAGATCTTTCATTATTAATAACAGCAGGTTACAAATTCCCTGAACCTTTCAAAGTAAAGGCTGATGACGGAATTACCGATCTGTACGGCGTAATGTATAAACCTTTCGATTTCGATCCGAATAAAAAGTATCCAATTATCGAATATGTTTACCCAGGCCCACAAACGGAAGCGGTAAACAAAGCTTTTAGCAAAAGCATGGACCGTACCGAGCGTTTAGCTCAATTTGGTTATATCGTAATTACGGTTGGTAACCGTGGCGGAAACCCTTCGCGTTCTAAATGGTACCATACTTACGGTTATGGCAATCTGCGCGATTACGGTTTAGCCGATAAGAAAACAGCTATTGAGCAGCTGGCAGCCAAATATTCTTACATCGACGAATCGAAAGTGGGCATTACAGGTCACTCTGGCGGTGGTTTTATGTCAACAGCCGCTATGTTGGTTTATCCTGATTTCTTTAAAGCTGCGGTTTCGAATGCCGGAAACCACGACAATAGCATTTACAACCGCTGGTGGAGCGAAAAACACCATGGGGTAAAAGAAACGATTTCGTTAAAAGGAGATACCTCGTTTAAATATAGCATTGATAAAAACCCCGATCTTGCCAAAAACTTAAAAGGGCATTTGTTATTGATGCATGGCGATGTAGATAATAATGTGCATCCCGCAAACTCTATCCGCGTGGCCAATGCGCTAATGAAAGCTGGTAAACGTTTCGATTTCTTGATTATTCCTGGCCAGCGCCATGGTTTTGGAGATATGACGGAGTATGCTTTCTGGAAACTGGCCGATCATTTTAACAAATATTTAATCGGCGATTTTTCTGAACCGAGTGATGTTGATTTAGTAGAAATGGATAGGGATATCGAACAGAACGGAAAATAGTTTTTATTACAATAGTTTATTTCGATGGCCTGTGGAAACGCAGGCCATTTTTTATAATGATAAGTCGTCATTGCGAAGCTAATTTTAATTGCAGCGTCACCCTGACCTGTAGCGCAGCGGAAAGCTACGCAGTAAATTTATTTCAGGGTCTACCTCAATATTTTTTGGAAAGCAGGCTCCGGTAGTTCTTCGGTTATTTCAGTCCTGCTATTGCTATAGTCCCGATTTGAATTTTATTAAATACAATATTGGTTTAAATCGGGAGCTATTCGGCGCTATCAGGTTTGATTAATTTAGGGTTGTGTTCCAAATTTAAACCTTTCTATTGCAAAGTTTTTTCCCTTTTCACCATGGTTTGTAAGCACGCAAATCATCTTGTTATTACTTAACCACAGATAAAAAGGATGGACACAGATTCAATCCGTGTTTATCTGTGTCCATCTGTGGCTAACCCATTTTCCTGCAAGCCATATGTTGTTTTTGGGAAACAATTTTCCTCCATGATTTGTGTCCTCTCAAACCATTCTGGTGATTTAGAAACAATTTAAAGGATATGGCTGTTGTTTTAATATGAACTACAAAAGCACAATTTTGGCATCATTACTTTTAGTTGGAGGAATGGCCAGTAGCAGCGCTCAAGATATAGATCAAAAAGATGTTCCATCAGTGATTAAATCAGCATTTAATAAAGCTTATCCAAAAGCAACAGATGTAGGTTGGGAAAAGAAAGGCGCAAATTATGAGGTCGATTTTAATTTAGGGAAGGTAGATCATAAAGCCACCTATGCGGCTTCAGGCAAAACAATTTCTTTCGAAAAAGATATTCCAAATGCTCAATTGCCAACAGTAATTGCTAAAAATATTAAAGCAAAATATCCAAAAGGTAGAATCGATGACGTAGATTGGATTAATACTGCTGGAAAAATAACCTATAAAATTGATATCGAAGGTACACCGGATGTAAATGTTTGGTATGATGCCAGTGGAAAGTTTATCAAAGAGGTAGCCGACTAAATTTTTAAACTCGCAAACCATTTGTTAGTTATTTAACCACAGATAAAAAGGATGGACACAGATTCAATCCGTGTTGATCAGTGTCCATCTGTGGTCGATAAACAAAAAAGCCCCGAAAATTTCGGGGCTTCTGATCTGTTAAGGTAATCCGTTAATTTTTTTTATTTGTAAAGGTAATTTACTGCAATCACATCATTTGCATTGAAAGTACGGTTGCCACCATTAGAACAGGCCAACATAAATGAGCCTGCATCAGGAGTTGAAGGCGTTCCTGGGATTCTAACAGCGCCTACATTCGATGCACCTTCGTTGCCTGCACCACTTGCGCCACAGCTAAAGGCACGGTTCATGTAATCGGTATGGCGGAAACCGATGCAATGGCCAACTTCGTGCTGGATCACAGAAGCTAGATACAATAAATTAGGATTGGTTCCATAAGCCGCCGTGTTGGTGTTCATTCTGATCTGGTTAAAAGGCTGACCAGAAGAAGTAGGGAAGCCAGCAGAGCCTAAGGTAATAAAGCCGCCACTCGGACCTTCGTTAAAGCCAACAACGTTAATGTTTCCGGTTGTACCAGCACTTGCCCTTTGGAAGGTAATACGTAAACCCAATGAGTTGTATCTCGAAATCATGGTGTTTACAGCATCGCTATATACCTGAGGTAAATTGGTTACCGACACTGTAATTACACGCGGTAATGATTTAACAATGTTCGTGGTTCGGTACTGTTCAGTTTCGGCAATGTTTAAATTTGCACCAGTAGAAGGTTCAGCTAAATTGTCATCAGTTAAAAGAATATCTCCCTCTACCAAATAACCTTCGTCTATCTTACGGATATTGTCGGTGCTAAAGCCTAGAGATTTAATCTGTGATAATTTGTCAGCTGAAATATCAGTTTTGTTTTCTACTGCGTTTTCTGTATTATTACTCTTACAGGAATATAATGTTGTGAATAGAAGACATAGTGCTGCAATGGATAAAAATTGGGATGTTTTCATCTTGTTTAGGTTTGATTTTTTTAGAATGAATAAGTTAGTTAATAAAATTTGTGGATTACCTTATTAATCCTAATTTAGAGAAGATAATTGATGTAAACAAAATTTTACAATAAAATAAATATTGAGAGTCTGTACTGTATTTTTAGTTATATGTTTTTGTCTGTCTGTGCTTGGCTTAAATGCACAAGTACAACCTGCTGAAATAGAAAAATATTTTGAAAAATATATTTCCAAAACTGGCAATTCGCAAAAATTAAGTAACGAAGCGCTCATTTTGGTCCGGTTCAATCATACGTTAACGGCTACCGAAATCCAATTATTGAATCCTAAAAAGAAGCTTGCTGGCGATTATTTTATTGTCGAAAAATTGCCTGTCTCCAGCCTCTCTAATCATGTAATTTATCAAGAAAAAGCTAACGGACTATGGAAGGCCAGCGATCGGTTAATCAAAGTGCTTACTAAGGCCACAAAAAAGAATGATTCCATTCTGGTTAGGTTATCCTTTAAAAATATAAATGCTTTACCTGGTTCAGCTAAAAACTTAAGCATTAAATTAATAGATCATATCAACAACGTGGTTATGGTTTATATTTTGCCGGCTGATTTAATGTTGATATTGGAGCTCGATGATATTTTATACGCCGATGTTTTGCCGGTAGCTAAAGAGGAAGTAGTCATCAATGGACTGGATCTCGGCTTAAACCAAATTTCTAATGCCCACAGTCTTTTCCCTGGTATCGATGGTGCAGGGGTAAATGTTTCCTTTAAAGAAGGCATGTACGATGCAACCGATCTTGATCTGTTAGGTAAAACGCTACCCGGCGCGATTGTCGGTAAAACACCAACTTCCCACGCTACCACTATGGCCACTTTGGCATTAGGAAACGGCAATTCATTTATCCGTGGTTTAGGTGCCGCGCCTAAATCCAAATTGGCATATTCTGATTTTTCTAACCTAATGCCGGATTTGATTACTGATTTAAACCGGCTTCAGATTAAAGTTCAAAACCATTCGTATGGTACCGATATAGACAATGACTACGGAATGGAAGCAGCAGCATACGATAAACAGATTTACGAAACCGATACTTTGATCCATGTTTTTTCTGCCGGAAATAAAGGAACAACAACACCATCAGTTGGTTTTTATCAAGGGATAACCGCCAGAGCCAATTTAACAGGCAATTTTAAACAGGCTAAAAATTTATTGGTGATAGGAGGGATTAATAGAGAAAATATTTCTGAAAATCAGAGCAGCAAGGGTCCTGCCTATGATGGACGCGTAAAACCGGAACTTGTTGCCTTGGGTGAGGACGGAACATCGGGCTCTGCAGCAATTTCCAGTGGATCAATTGCTTTGTTAGAACAGTTTTATCAGCAGAAATATAAAAAAGCGGCTTCTGCTTCATTAATCAGAGCAACATTAATTAATTCGGCTGATGATTTGGGAACACCACAGGTTGATTTTTTATATGGCTATGGAAAATTGAATGTAGCCCAATCGTTAAAAACTTTAGATGAAAACAGGGCGTCTTTGTACGAAGTGACCAAAAAACAGGATTTGCTTATTCCCTTGGCAATTCCAGCTAATGTAGCTGAAGTGAAACTGACCATTACCTGGAACGATCCTCCTGCTGTAGTAAATGCAGCACAAAGTCTAGTTAATGGATTGGATTTAAGCCTCGAAAATCCTACTGGAAATTTAACACTGCCCTGGGTGTTAAGCAGCTTTCCGCATTTAGATTCCCTCTCAAAGCCAGCGGTGCGTAAAGCCGACGTTATCAATACCATTCAGCAGGTTAGCCTCGATAACCCCTCAGCTGGCGCTTATAAGATTCATGTTAAGGGTAACAGGATTACACAGGGCAATAACCAGCGCTTTGCAATGGCTTATCGTTATACATTCAAAAACACTTTTTCTTTCATCAATCCTGAAAA from Flavobacterium sp. W4I14 includes these protein-coding regions:
- a CDS encoding dipeptidyl-peptidase-4 (product_source=KO:K01278; cath_funfam=2.140.10.30,3.40.50.1820; cleavage_site_network=SignalP-noTM; cog=COG1506; ko=KO:K01278; pfam=PF00326,PF00930; superfamily=53474,82171), encoding MNKLYKLLLCVQFLSLTVAAQNKTFTLTENIQSQPKANYQLASRFSPNKLKKMVYSTAVDPHWLKLSNRFWYTFESPKGKFWYLVDPASKSKKLMFDNAKLAADITLIVRDPFDAEHLPLENLKFAADEKSISFEIKSSIDELKKDRKDKKAADSMQKKIFSFKYELASAKLTEVPNFSKPKPKPSWGSVAPDSSAIIFSRNYNLYWMDKDNYKKAVKNEDDSTIVEHQLTKDGVKFYSYGSDGDGENNVENEKNNKKRRGAYVLWSPNSKYFVLDRTDSRKVKDLWVINSVTPGRPTLETYKYQMPGEAEAPQDEVLLFDFAAKSYKKLSVAAFKDQSVSVWSKPSLNKDRDNEFRPSIWLGNDSRFYFSRTSRDLKRIDISTVDIATGKVTPLIDERFNTYVEVNRPGLVNDGNELIHWSERDGWAHFYLFDGNGKLKNQITKGAFHCESIINIDEKKRILYFTANGREGKEDPYYLHLYSINFDGSNMKLLNAGDFDHVANMNDNNTFFVDNYSRVNTAPKATLYDGTGKKVMDLETTDLSLLITAGYKFPEPFKVKADDGITDLYGVMYKPFDFDPNKKYPIIEYVYPGPQTEAVNKAFSKSMDRTERLAQFGYIVITVGNRGGNPSRSKWYHTYGYGNLRDYGLADKKTAIEQLAAKYSYIDESKVGITGHSGGGFMSTAAMLVYPDFFKAAVSNAGNHDNSIYNRWWSEKHHGVKETISLKGDTSFKYSIDKNPDLAKNLKGHLLLMHGDVDNNVHPANSIRVANALMKAGKRFDFLIIPGQRHGFGDMTEYAFWKLADHFNKYLIGDFSEPSDVDLVEMDRDIEQNGK
- a CDS encoding putative membrane protein YkoI (product_source=COG3212; cleavage_site_network=SignalP-noTM; cog=COG3212; pfam=PF11396; superfamily=160574) gives rise to the protein MNYKSTILASLLLVGGMASSSAQDIDQKDVPSVIKSAFNKAYPKATDVGWEKKGANYEVDFNLGKVDHKATYAASGKTISFEKDIPNAQLPTVIAKNIKAKYPKGRIDDVDWINTAGKITYKIDIEGTPDVNVWYDASGKFIKEVAD
- a CDS encoding hypothetical protein (product_source=Hypo-rule applied; cleavage_site_network=SignalP-noTM; pfam=PF12388; superfamily=55486); this encodes MKTSQFLSIAALCLLFTTLYSCKSNNTENAVENKTDISADKLSQIKSLGFSTDNIRKIDEGYLVEGDILLTDDNLAEPSTGANLNIAETEQYRTTNIVKSLPRVITVSVTNLPQVYSDAVNTMISRYNSLGLRITFQRASAGTTGNINVVGFNEGPSGGFITLGSAGFPTSSGQPFNQIRMNTNTAAYGTNPNLLYLASVIQHEVGHCIGFRHTDYMNRAFSCGASGAGNEGASNVGAVRIPGTPSTPDAGSFMLACSNGGNRTFNANDVIAVNYLYK
- a CDS encoding hypothetical protein (product_source=Hypo-rule applied; cath_funfam=2.60.120.380,3.40.50.200; cleavage_site_network=SignalP-noTM; pfam=PF00082,PF18962; superfamily=49265,52743; tigrfam=TIGR04183); amino-acid sequence: MRVCTVFLVICFCLSVLGLNAQVQPAEIEKYFEKYISKTGNSQKLSNEALILVRFNHTLTATEIQLLNPKKKLAGDYFIVEKLPVSSLSNHVIYQEKANGLWKASDRLIKVLTKATKKNDSILVRLSFKNINALPGSAKNLSIKLIDHINNVVMVYILPADLMLILELDDILYADVLPVAKEEVVINGLDLGLNQISNAHSLFPGIDGAGVNVSFKEGMYDATDLDLLGKTLPGAIVGKTPTSHATTMATLALGNGNSFIRGLGAAPKSKLAYSDFSNLMPDLITDLNRLQIKVQNHSYGTDIDNDYGMEAAAYDKQIYETDTLIHVFSAGNKGTTTPSVGFYQGITARANLTGNFKQAKNLLVIGGINRENISENQSSKGPAYDGRVKPELVALGEDGTSGSAAISSGSIALLEQFYQQKYKKAASASLIRATLINSADDLGTPQVDFLYGYGKLNVAQSLKTLDENRASLYEVTKKQDLLIPLAIPANVAEVKLTITWNDPPAVVNAAQSLVNGLDLSLENPTGNLTLPWVLSSFPHLDSLSKPAVRKADVINTIQQVSLDNPSAGAYKIHVKGNRITQGNNQRFAMAYRYTFKNTFSFINPEKNEYFFANEQNYIRWENTYTSKTGNLSVSYDEGATWKSIASGIDLSKGFYNWNTPDLFAKAMIKMEMEGNVILSQSFTISSPRTMKVGYVCKDGAVLNWDPQPGAKDYTLYNIVDNILSPVLTLTDTIVKLDASKINSKYFAVAANGIDFTGLKSYTIDYTQQGIACYVKSLFALVADENRIRVDLIIGSTLDLKNIIWEKQTGPNTFSVLQQTKPVSNQLDYAIFDEKPKAGIQFYRVTFETANGQVQSDLVSVVFLKDNEFSFFPNPVADYLTILSGSFEDYSLSIFNILGQKVFEEKATSSNKFALNSLSTGVYVGVINKNGQQLKKFKLIKQ